The Venturia canescens isolate UGA chromosome 4, ASM1945775v1, whole genome shotgun sequence genomic interval GTTTGGCTCCAAAAGTTCGAAATTCGTAGGCTAAAAAAAACtgccatgaaaattcattagtAGACACTACTTTATCGCATATTTTCTGCTGTCTGAATTTCGCTACCGTTGAAGCTTTAACctccatatatttttttacggaATTCCATTATCTAGAAGAGATTGTGGATTTTGATTCACAGTCAATGCATCaatcaaaacaaaaacacgaaTGATgatgtaaataaatataatttcagACCCAAAGGATGATTGATGTAAGGTGTTTCTGCCGCGTCTTTCCTTCTTTGGTTCGTGTGTTTGATTGCAGCAAAATTAGCAGCTTTCATTACAGCACAAAGTGATTGCGATTCTGCCATAGTTAACAGACGAAAAAGATAATTCTTGCGTCTGATGTATAATATCTAATCAGAGATTTTTAACTTGTGAAATCTGTTATAAAATATAAAGCTCTCGATGTTCGAATGAGTAAAATGTACATGTACACACAAACATAACCTCGAAATATCGGAATTCTTCTGCAGCCAAGACAActagaaaaatattcactgTCATCAGTGTTTTTGTTGCACGATCAGCACATGGAACTTTACTTTCTgcaagtaaatgaaaaaataaaaaatacgattaAAAGAACGAGGAAATATAGTTGTTTTCAACACGTGTCTATATTAATAATATCTTCAATACTGTACATAAAATATATTACATCATTGTCGATAATTGATAAACGCGGTACTGTATCAATAACACAATGGAGAAGTAAAATATATATAGCGACGAGAACGTGACAACTACCTTGTACACAACGATAATCTCTCGATTTATCTTGATTATGACGTTTTTCAATCTTCCcctttcattttgtttctttatcCTGTATTaaatacaatataaataacaTTCTCTCAAGGTCCAGCCAGGAGCCCCATAAATTTAACGATCAAGcgcacacctcgaatttttcgattgaaaagcTCACAGTTTTGTTTGTTTCCTACACCAAGGCGAATTCACTCAAGAGATGAATTCgcgtatgaaaaaattaattgacacACGTGTATCTTAATCCTTATCGATAATATCGACTATAATTGTTTTCGCTTTTCTAAGAATTCTTATGAATCGGTAAAATGAAAACTCTGGACGCGGTTTAGAAATCCCGCCAATCCATCGAAATACTAACgttcgaaattttgttttaagcAATGAAGAAGCGTTtttaaagtttcaactttttaCAAACTTGTCGACTAGAACGGGGCTGAATTATTCATGTCCAATTGCTTTCGAAATAGTTTAcaatttaatattattatatatttttgtaaatacaGCGTGTTTCAGGCTGAACATccaacaatgaaaaattcaagtatTGTGAATGGCGAGTCGAAAAACCACTCGCGTTTGGGCTTGTGATGTAAAATGCTAATAATTTTTCGACTCGAATTCTGTCTTGCATCCATGTTTCAATTCTTGAATATTCGCCGTTGGACTTTCTGAATGCACTTATCTATATGTACATGGACATATGCGTGTGAGCTAGTTAGCGAAAACGAGACAAGACGTTTTCTCGTttacgaaaaacgaaaattaattACTCTAAAAAACATAATAAAGATAAGTACTAgtgagcaatttgaaaatgctcttagagaggagaaaaatgcAGAGCCGCGTGTATTTGGAATGTTTGGAATAATCCCCAGTGCAATGACACGTTTGATTCAAACTGTGatgagaaaactttgaaaataattttgttgatcAGTAAGGTGCAATGAGTCAATGTTCTGACAATGGACGTTTAATGTTGTGAATGTTTTCAGTATAGTCAATTGTTGGAAGAGCCAAGATTGAATCGATTGAATCGGTCTGAACACAGATTTGAAACATAGAGGGAGCAGCGCACacgttttgttgttgtttttttctcgttttatcactctctttttccttctctcacTCACTTTATCTCTTTCCCCTTcccctccttctctctttctttctcattcaGATACAAACACCAATTTGAAACGCTCGTTAAACGAATAATGCACCGAATTGTCCTCCGTTATAGCCTTTCAAACGCGCGTTCAGACCGACGTTACTCAACCGGGCATCTTCCGATTAATCATCGCACCAAGATCTTGAACTATTTGCTTTTGTTCAGGATTGTAAAGAAGGGTTCTTGCACTGAGAAACGATATATCCGGCAACTGTTTCAACACGCGTATCGTCTCATCTTTGACCGGCATTGGACGACCGTATCTGTCAAGAATCGTCGTTTCCGAAGTTTTTCCATAACTCGACGATCCCGCGTTACGATGCGAATCGCCACGAGGATTATCCGGCTTGCCAGGCTCCGGTTTCACCGATCCTTTCTTCCCGCTACTCGAATACGTTTTTCCACCACTCGACGAAGACTTTTGCGACAAGGACGAACTTTTTCGGCTTCCCATTTCCGGGGGCTCGCTTCTTTTCTTCCAATCCACGTTACTCGGACCTGGCAAAGGCTCGATTATACGCCCTGATTGTCGATGCGACTTTGAGCCTTCTCCACCCTCGGATACGCGTTGACCTTTCCCTCCGGCTCCTGGATTATGAACTACAGGATCCTGCGATGATGCCGACTCCGGAGAATctaaggaaaataaaaaatttccccttcaattttttgaaacttttagttgttcaaatttttttccactactATCTCGTCGTATTTCTAATTTCTTTTCGCTACGAATTTTACTACTAACATTGACTGTCAGCTATTCCAATCGTCGTTCTTGTCAGAAGAATTTTCGAGTTACGATAATGTCAAACGTGACGAATCGTGCAGCCTGAAAATTGGATCATAATCTAATCCTTAGTCTACATTATTTAGTGTTGTTTTATGATAGCCCGTGACGATGCCTTAATTAAACCGCCGTGTGTTAATTTAACGATTGGAAGAGCCGATCGAAGAGTGAGGTGCGAGGATTTCAGTTCGTTTTTAGCTTAAAAACTTACAGTAATATATGGAGCTCCTGGCACAAGCAGCGTGATGATGGTAGGATTCGGAGTGCGCGGAACAATGAGGATTTAGAAGTGGATCGAACGGATACAACAAATCTAACGGCAATAGAGCCGAAAGACCCCCACctgattttttcaacgtttgagTTTGCGTCGTTGGTTGAATGTTTCGTTATTAACACATAACATTAAAGTATTCATATTTGCGttagcaaaaaaattaatgaattattcgtttttttattgtttcaagaaaaaattaatgattcaaatatttttatgtttgACACAGAAAGTTCAATGAAttgattgttttttgttttttccccaTTAAAACATAAAGAATCAATGAACAGATTGAGGATCGGGATAAAAGCGAGGAAAGAAAAGAGGGATAAGGCGATAGTATCAAATCAATAACAGAAAACGTTTTGTTTGTGTTACGGTACAATTTTCTTTGAATAATCAACGTACGTCGTACGTTGTAGCGTAATATCGAGGCTTTCGTTTTTAAATACTCACTCGCTTCTAAGGGGTTCACGAGACCGGCACTGTTCCAATCGAATTGAGCAGCTGGCACTTCCTGATAAAAATAGCAACGATTATCTTCAGATATATTATATCGATAAGGAAACAAATGGAGCACTTTCTTATCATTTTCGAACTTCAGCAGCTCCGAACGAAGgcgttcgatttttcatcgttcgaaagcaacaaaaatttctatatttttcaccTCCCTTGTTAACTCCCTTTTACAATATGAAAGATAAAATCGTTAGGAATAaataacttgaaaatttttctcacttcGAATAAAAAGCGAAATTCTGTCGCAGTGCAGCGATCACAAAACTCAATAAAGGAGCACATAAATTTgcgaaataattatttttcttgagcTTACTTCTGATGTAAAATTTTGCTGAATTTTGGCAGAGTTCGAGGATGACGATTGTTGCAATTCTGCACCAGCTTTGACGGGCTCCAGTGGAGCGAATCCGAGGTTAGCAGCGAATCGTGGTATGTTTGGATTCCACCTTGGACCGAAAAgctgaaattttcattattttgttttccgtATCTCACTTtagttataaaaataatttcattttgtatCGTCATATTATATTTCTATCTATTATCACTCGACAGTTTTATAGCAGTACGATTTCACATTTGACGATtccgaataagaaaaaatgttctatacCAAAGTacggagaatgaaaaataatcactCATCTGTTAGTGacttcaaatttaaaaagcacagtgaaaaggagaaagaatATTTGTCGACTCACGATATTTCGCGAATCGATTCCCAGCGAGGTCAAGAGTACTGTGTTACTGACGCTATTGGACCATTGATAAGAAAGGGCGTTAGTGTCCTCGACACTTTTGACACTTTCCCAGATGTGATCAGCTTCGGTAATGAGGGGCTGTAAGTTAGCTTCATCAGGCTGAGTCAGAATGGGAAACATGTTGGTCATGATGTCTTCGATTTTGTTGGAAGCCTGCAacacgaaaaatttgtcaatgcCATCAAGCCAAGTTAATTTTACGTAATGGAAAAAGATGTGAAAACAACAATGACAAAACTATTCTGCGGAAATGTAAAGAATTAAAACTGACAGTCCTTATAATTTTTGGTTGGTTATCGTAAAATGaggcaatgaaaaatgttgggtTACAGTCTCAGTGTTATAAATTCATAGGAAAACGTATTTCGACTCCTTGAATGGTGATGCTCTGATCTAAAGATTCTTTCTCTGATTATTCGTGATTACGTTGAGTTGAAGAATATTTCACGACAACTATTCAactaaaaattttgcaaactttattttattttcatttcgaatattttgtgGTTTATAAAAAGTTTGGACACGACAccaagaagaagaggaagaagaagaagaagagggaaCGTTAAAGATTTTGAAAGATGAAACTATGCACTTTGAGGAAAAATATCTGAAACTACACATTTAGGAATTGCGATGTAGAAACAAGATTTTTGCTATTGTTTGAACTTACGTTCTTGTTTTCTATCCGACTGATAGATTCTTTCAAACTAAATTGAGGTTTCTCTACCGGTAGAAGGCCCGAGTCAAAATCTCCGAAGTCATCAAAGTCGTCGTCTAGTGGAGGAGTCACGTTGGGTAAATCGTTTCTCGGAGATGTGTAGCTTGAGGCCCAATCGTCAGATTGTTCGGCAGTAGGTTCGTTGGAGAAATTTGCAAAGTCGCCGAATTCATCGTCCCTGTCGTCGAGCTGTTGGGAATTAGGTTGTTCCTGACTGATGACTTCGTGGGATTGACCGGTTTCGGAGTCGACGAGAATCGTGGAACGAGTAGGAGTCTCAAAATGGTCAGTTTCACTGTCGAAAAACTCGCTGCTGGCCACGTGGCTTTTCGAGATTGGCAGTGACGTTGACGTTTCGTGGCTCGCAATTCCCTCCGAATTGTCAAGCTCCAGTTGAGCAGTCTTATTGACGGTATTGTCGCAATCACGGCTCGTTGGCTGATCGAGTTCGAGATCACATTGATAATCATTGAAATTAGGAAAATCCATTGCGGTCTGCGCTTGGAGCACAGGAGaatctttttgaaaattcttttcgcTACTTCCGGAAATAGGAAAAGTGGTTGGATCGTTAAAGCTTAGAGTGATTGTCGAAAAATCATCCATGATCTCGGTGGTAGACTGAAAAATCTTGGAAGTTTCATCTTCGAAAGACTGGAGTGTATCATTCGGTTGGGGATCAACGTTTGAGGCGGTGAAATCATGGTCTAGATCATCGATGGAACGAGTTTCCAGAACGCCACGTCCAACACTATTATTTACAAACTCCGGTTTGTCCAAAGAAATCTCATTGCTCGCATCAAGCTCAAAGTCGAAAGTAAAATCGGCGAAATTCTTCGGGTTATTCGTATTGTTTTGATTGTCCGAAAAATCGTGAGGTAAAGTTGGCTCGAGGTCAGATATCGTGAAGGAATCAACATCGGGCACGTTGTTGTCGTCGGAAATGCAAAAGCTTCCAAAATCTGAAGTGACATCGTTGATCGTGTCG includes:
- the Afti gene encoding aftiphilin isoform X1; its protein translation is MAFPPLVSSTPPPLDNFGESDDDEFGDYATGGIDGLSTASDSPLKLLTPVQTPTPSLASPKLNGTSDYSPGSEASREKDIIETGGNIFSEDIMIVEKSDESVSSIKLDNCRTLSDSLKNNNTVDKDLINYSVLDVCEMNGVVSRNVRDIENDERPIEKSTNVEDKNLFNGDVVSSNNISSNSSLGNSPRSVSERDVSSNNLEVTDDREPLSLVFDDPTDEDDAHPNLDDDIYAYEKFNATLVSETSPAQCTIIPETIDDEMSTITSKETKTHESWSPKLRETRVQHSSNEIIQSQEAGDTINDVTSDFGSFCISDDNNVPDVDSFTISDLEPTLPHDFSDNQNNTNNPKNFADFTFDFELDASNEISLDKPEFVNNSVGRGVLETRSIDDLDHDFTASNVDPQPNDTLQSFEDETSKIFQSTTEIMDDFSTITLSFNDPTTFPISGSSEKNFQKDSPVLQAQTAMDFPNFNDYQCDLELDQPTSRDCDNTVNKTAQLELDNSEGIASHETSTSLPISKSHVASSEFFDSETDHFETPTRSTILVDSETGQSHEVISQEQPNSQQLDDRDDEFGDFANFSNEPTAEQSDDWASSYTSPRNDLPNVTPPLDDDFDDFGDFDSGLLPVEKPQFSLKESISRIENKNASNKIEDIMTNMFPILTQPDEANLQPLITEADHIWESVKSVEDTNALSYQWSNSVSNTVLLTSLGIDSRNILFGPRWNPNIPRFAANLGFAPLEPVKAGAELQQSSSSNSAKIQQNFTSEEVPAAQFDWNSAGLVNPLEASGGLSALLPLDLLYPFDPLLNPHCSAHSESYHHHAACARSSIYYYSPESASSQDPVVHNPGAGGKGQRVSEGGEGSKSHRQSGRIIEPLPGPSNVDWKKRSEPPEMGSRKSSSLSQKSSSSGGKTYSSSGKKGSVKPEPGKPDNPRGDSHRNAGSSSYGKTSETTILDRYGRPMPVKDETIRVLKQLPDISFLSARTLLYNPEQKQIVQDLGAMINRKMPG
- the Afti gene encoding aftiphilin isoform X2 codes for the protein MAFPPLVSSTPPPLDNFGESDDDEFGDYATGGIDGLSTASDSPLKLLTPVQTPTPSLASPKLNGTSDYSPGSEASREKDIIETGGNIFSEDIMIVEKSDESVSSIKLDNCRTLSDSLKNNNTVDKDLINYSVLDVCEMNGVVSRNVRDIENDERPIEKSTNVEDKNLFNGDVVSSNNISSNSSLGNSPRSVSERDVSSNNLEVTDDREPLSLVFDDPTDEDDAHPNLDDDIYAYEKFNATLVSETSPAQCTIIPETIDDEMSTITSKETKTHESWSPKLRETRVQHSSNEIIQSQEAGDTINDVTSDFGSFCISDDNNVPDVDSFTISDLEPTLPHDFSDNQNNTNNPKNFADFTFDFELDASNEISLDKPEFVNNSVGRGVLETRSIDDLDHDFTASNVDPQPNDTLQSFEDETSKIFQSTTEIMDDFSTITLSFNDPTTFPISGSSEKNFQKDSPVLQAQTAMDFPNFNDYQCDLELDQPTSRDCDNTVNKTAQLELDNSEGIASHETSTSLPISKSHVASSEFFDSETDHFETPTRSTILVDSETGQSHEVISQEQPNSQQLDDRDDEFGDFANFSNEPTAEQSDDWASSYTSPRNDLPNVTPPLDDDFDDFGDFDSGLLPVEKPQFSLKESISRIENKNASNKIEDIMTNMFPILTQPDEANLQPLITEADHIWESVKSVEDTNALSYQWSNSVSNTVLLTSLGIDSRNILFGPRWNPNIPRFAANLGFAPLEPVKAGAELQQSSSSNSAKIQQNFTSEEVPAAQFDWNSAGLVNPLEANSPESASSQDPVVHNPGAGGKGQRVSEGGEGSKSHRQSGRIIEPLPGPSNVDWKKRSEPPEMGSRKSSSLSQKSSSSGGKTYSSSGKKGSVKPEPGKPDNPRGDSHRNAGSSSYGKTSETTILDRYGRPMPVKDETIRVLKQLPDISFLSARTLLYNPEQKQIVQDLGAMINRKMPG